gtataaaattaggatggaaactcatatttttttataaaaaataaaattattagtttcaatcataaaaatttactttcttgatttctctcgtcgagacgaattaataagcCACAAAAGTacgacgcaaaactaacaaatgcgaatttttttgaataaaacaaaaaaagaaatcactccttggtttttaatccaaacctaccCTTCAATATTTTCTCTTGTATATTTGTAAACCAAACCTAttattgaaaattcaaataattcTAATTGTGATACCCTGTCCGGGTATTTTACTGATTTGAATGTTATGACGGGTTTGATGGATTGTAATATCCGtacttttcataaatatttcACCCGTGCATTAAGGAAATTGCGTCATGTACTAGTAGATTTTAGGGTAAAAATATACTGCATTATTTTGCATGAAAAGCCGTAGGGTGGCGATTTTGTGAGGGGTGAGCACGTGAAAGTGCGATGGCTGTGCATGGGTGATGAGAAGATAAGTGTGGTGAGAAAAGTTAAGAAGacaaaatgagataaaagacaAAGGGGTGGACATATGTCATCTTTATAATCATATATTTGGTGAGTCAACTCAGGAGGATAGTATTTGTTAAggagaaaatgggttttggggGTGGTTTTCCCGGGGAGGAAAAAAAACGAAAGAGTAGTTGGGTGAAAAATATTGGGAGAGGTAAAGATGAGAGGAAGAGCAAAGGTAAGTTGAGGAGAGAAGGTTATGTGGGAGGTATAAACGATAAAGTGTGTAAATGTTTAAGGATGTGGGTTTGATTCTTAGTACTTAATATTTGTTGTTTATATTGTGGTTGTGATACTTGAGGATCTGGATTGTTACACTAACATTTTAAGAAAACATGTCAGTTTTATACACCCTAAGTCCTACAAACTAAATTATGTTCCTTTGCGGAATTCAATGtccaaaatttaataaattttccatTCTGCCCTCGTTTTAGGACCCAAACAAAACTTAGTAATAAAACAATGCGTCAAGTAATTgtagaaaaacttttttacaaAGAATCATTGTGTCTTAGAGAAAGTTGAATTTTCAATAGGAACTAACTTTTTAGCAACGGAGTGAGTATTTTTTAAGGTTtgtcaaactcaaaaaataataaaaagtgaTGAAACTAACGATGGGTTCCCTAGTCTCCAATGATTTGAGCCGTTCGTGAATTATTCGAGACTCGACTTGGTaaaggctcgttcgagttcATTCGGGTACTAAATGAGCTGAATCTAAATCTTAATTTTAGGCTCGTTaaataaatgagccgaacttgaACCTGacagtattcggctcgattaagGCCGCAAACTTGAAGTATATGTATATAATCCCATAAAAGTTTTACATATAACCTTGAATATGTATAAACTTCTACATGTAcataatataaattttataacTTGTACATATATAAACTTGTAAAAGTACTATAAACATGTATTTTAATACAGTATGTTTTTGTAATATGTATATGTAGGAAATTACTTATGTACAAACtagaaattttatttgtaattcTAGACTTGTATCAGAGTGTAAGTATCTAATATTTTTGAGTTGTTAAAGCTCGTGAACAAATTCGAGCTCGACTCAAATCCAGGGAAACTCGACTTGAGCTCAACTTGTCAAATTTTCATGGAGCTTGAGTTCGGCTCAAGTTCGCGTGAAAACTTAATGAATGAACCTGAACATTCTAAAGTTAGGCTCGATTCGGCTCATTTGCAGTCCTACTTAAACACATATGAGCAACAACAATTATTCGGTGGTCTTGGAACACCGTCTCCTTGTGCCTAACACTCTTATACATCAAACATTTCTATGGAGCTCAATAGTAAATCTATGAAGTTTATAAAAGTATGTGGTGAATAAAGGTACGAGACATTATGTTGTGATGTCCCCCAAACCACCGAGGGGTGTTTTGGCTAAACAATTTAGTCTGAATTATTGgattatgggaaaatgacgggtccatgacgtgttttgataattaatacccttcaaggacatgctaagaataattattaatgctaaaaatgccCTTgatgaatattaattatcaaaatacgtcatagGCCGTTATTTTCCCTTGGATTATTCATGGGGATAATCCAACTTGTTTGGGCTCAAATATGAGGGGTTGGACTGGCTTTTTGCTAACACGTAACAAGAGCCCAACTCAATTTCTAGGGAGAAAACATATCATGAATAGACCATTTTTAGGCAATCCCCTTTTTTCCCTCcccgcccccttttttttttttgaacacattcAATTTATTCCATAAcaaagcccgaaggcaatatagatttcatcaaaaaaatacaagaatgagCCAAAATTATCCAGACTTCTACACAGGCACCCCCCTGCAGAAGCAAGACCGGCGAAGTTGTCAGATGAGAACCAATCAAGGCCTAGATACTAGATAGTAGAGAATCCAAACGGACCAGACCCCAACTCAAACTCGATAAGCGCATATGAAATCTGGATGGCGAGAGCCGTTCACCGGAGCAGAAGTCAATAGCAGACCCCATCACCGACAACAGCACCCGGATGAATCTCAACCCAccaacaacctcaaacaacccCAACTTCGGGCGATCCTCAATAGGCACCGGATTATTCGCTCATCTCCTCTTCCACACCAGATTTGGGGAAGCCAAACTGGTATCAAACCGGACTGATTTGGTGGAAACCCAAATCAGCCGGTAGACCGAGCCAAGCGgccggaaaaaaagaaagacaaaagaaagaaaaaacctaACCTCAACGCCGGCCCCCACCTCGCCGCCCCTTTCATGCAAGGGAATTCCGGTAATTTGTGGGCTGtaaaaattgaagggaaaaaaatgtcaaataatCCATCCAACCAATAAGCCAATAACCCATAcgaaaatactaaaaaaataaaattaaatgggCTAAATAGTTCAATAATTCAATAAGCTGCCTTAGGAGGTGTTTCCACTAATGAATACAACTTATTCACcaaaaatcacaagttgttCGCACTAATGATTAAGTTGTTCATTAGTGTAAACAACATATAAAATTGATATAACTTATGTGAACACTCTAATTATTAGGGCAAAACCACCGCGTAATTACTCGAGTAGTAATCTAGGCCCCGTTTCGCTAACAACTTTTTGCGTTTTTTCTAACATTTttcattattcaattttttcccctcatttgttagttttgtgcgaAGCTTTTGTGACTAATTgaagtaaaataattttgtttttatccaaatatttagagaaataatcacttttaagaagaaaaaaaaagagagtaaaaagttgatttttttttttgctttaaagtgatgattttttaaaatagtgcaaaactaataaacatgaaaaaattaaataagaaaaaaagtgcAGTTacagaaaaagttcaaaaagttGTTGGTGAGACAAGGCCTAAATTTTGTTACGTCGTCCCCTATCCAATGAACGGATTCAGTAAATCTATGAGTATATACATTCATGTACATATGTTAAGTACATGTGTATTTTGGATAAGTTTTGAGTCCTATAAAAATTAttcaagttttttattttgttcaaaatatcattgtaaaaaattaattcaatctAATATCAGTAAAGAGTCTAAAAAcattgtaaaaaattaattcaatctAATATCAGTAAAGAGTCTAAAAACATTTAcagaatattttaattttactttaaAATTCAGGTTTAAATTCTATCGCAAATGTGGATGTTTCATAAACGCTTCTACTGATATCGGATCGATTTATTTTTTACACGTActgtaaataaatattttaaacaaaataaatagcTCGGATCATTTTTTTAAGACCGAATACAGGTCCAAATACATATGTACGTGAATCAGTGTATGTAGCAGCGCTCGAATGGATTATGATGGCACACATCCcaacaacttaaaaaaaagttgaagacATCAGGCACCAATTCCGAAATCTGGCATCCGCCCACGTGCCGGCGATGCCGCCGCCTAACTAGACCATTTCAAGCAAAGCCTTCCCGGCTCCCGCAACCTCCTCTCCGTCCCATAATCCCATTTGATTTCAACCTCCTCCCTCTCAGCTCCCccccaccccctctctctctaaaaacctcCGACCAGAATTCCAATTCCAACCTCATCCATGGCCTCCCCAATCGACCGCCCCACATTCCGCACCAAAATCCTCCTcaaccacctcctcctcaaccccgACCAAACCCTACCTCCCCTCGCGCCTTCTCCCTGCCTCAACTACTCCCCTCCCGAACTCTCCAATAGTTTCCAATTCGACACGCGCGAGATGCGAAAGCTGTCCGACGGCCACCACGTGGCGGATAGGGACTGGCTGTTCGGGCTGATGACGCAGAGCAAGCTGTTCTGCCCCAGGGAGAGGGGCGCCGGTAGGGTCTTCGTCGGCCCGGATTATAACCAGTCGATGGAGCAGCAGAGGGAGATGACTATGAGGAGGATCGAGTACTTGTTGGGGAGAGGGGTGTTTGAAGGCTGGCTCACGGGGAAAGGGCCCGAGGCGGAGTTCAGGAAGCTGGCGTTTTTGGAAGTCTTGGGGATTTTTGATCACTCGCTCGCGATTAAGCTCGGGGTTCACTTCTTTTTATGGTGCGTTTAATGTCTGGTagtatattttttcaataatctaGAAAGTAATCTATCGCATTTCAAGAAATGAGAACCCGATTTGTGGTGTACCCATGTACCATGTGATCCGTAGCCGCAGGACAGGATTGCGTGGGATTCTTTTGAAATGGAGAATCTTTAAACACGATCCTAAGGTACATGGGTACTCCAAAATTTGGGTACAAAGAATCTCTGGCTAGAGAAAGGGCGGGTAATTTTGGGAATTCATATATTTTGAGGAGTAATGATTATTTCATTGAAAAGTTGAGAATCCCAGAAAAGTACAGAAAAATTTGGGAAGTGTTTTTGTGGGCTCAGTGAGGACGAAGCTAGAAATGGAAATTTGGGGTGGCCAATTTAAGatggaattattatttttttggatcggCAAGCAATAGTGAATTTTGTGTATAAAGAATATGAAAATACTAATTGCACGTGTGATTATTGCATGGTATTAGAGGTCGGGTAATGCTATACTTTTGAAAGATAGTCACGAGATAAATAGATGCAATGACTAGAAGTTTCAAGAAATTAGGAGGTCATGTTACATAAAGTTTTATAATTTAGAGGTGCTATGGTAATTACTCGAAAGTTGGGAGTGGGTGAGGACACCCTTGGCACCTCCTCCCTTGGTCCTCAGGGTTTGGTTATGGTGTAAATGTAGATTTCGAGTGATATTTTGATGTTTTAAACATGGTATTTGAGCTGTGGTTCAAGCCCGGTCATGAAGGCTGGATAGATTTTTGAATGCCTGCAGATGAGAATATGATAACTATGAATTAAAATCTTAGTAATCTGATTCCTGTGGTAGTCCGGGTCAGGTGGTAGGATTGGACTAGGAATTTTTTGGGGACATGTTTTTTGAGGAACTTTTGTGGAGTTCAGTGTTTTGTTTTATATGTGGATTGAGCAGGGCAGGCTGAATGTTAAGATTATAGCAGGGGAGGATGGAGATTGGGTTCTTACTTAGTTTGAAATGTTTTCAAATGTGATTCCGGGTGGACAAATGATCAGAACTCAGAACTGAATTCCTAATCTAGTATTTGCAAACACATGGGATTCATTGGGATCTGTAATCACGTTGGCAATTTCCTCATGATTCTTGCTGTCTTGTTCAGATTTGGTAGAATGCAAAATTTTTGAAACCACTCACATGTAGGGATTTTAGGAATTCATCTTTCCCTAAATTGTATTTAGTTTCAAGTGCATTTATAAACAATCACAGTATCTCATGTCAAAGCATTTTGGGACGTATTACGAATGAAACTTCTCATGATGGATCAGCGTACCCTTATCAAATATTTGGGTACATAAGCCAGTATTCTAAGCTCTTGGGTTTAGGGAGATTTGGCACTTGAACACATGCAGCCGAACAAGTACTCTTGTTttagtccatgtaacatagcttCTTTGTGGGTGCTTGAGCCATTCCTAGCCTCTCCTCTACCCTGGCATGGTGCAACTGCATCCCTTAAGAGTGAggtgtttgattttttgatggATAAGCATATTGACAATCTGGTCCAACAAATGATAGGTGCGAGTTCTTTCGCATTTGACATATAGGCTCACTTTCACATGTTGAAGTCTCCGCTTTTAGTTTTgcctcttttttccttctttccaaTTGGCGCACtcttttataatttttatttttcttggtaCTCTATTTACCTTTGTCTTCACCCTCTCTGCAGAAACTGTGGCTTTATTCTTTGCGACAAGATTGCTATTTTGGTTTTTAGATATCTAACCCACCATCTGAAGACAAGTGCAACTGACCTAGGTTGCTTGGCTTCGATTCCTACATGTAGTTGTATATTTTTTCACAGagtttttttgttgaacttgATTGTAAGGGAGTAGATCGACTTAGCTACTGCAAGTAACAGCCTGTTAATTGAGTTCATATAAAAAGGTCTACGTGATTAATCTTTAAGTGTTGTGTTAATCGATGGATGCAGGGGTGGTGCCATCCAATTTTTCGGCACAAAGCATCATCATGAGAAGTGGTTGAGGGACACTGAAAATTACGTGGTCAAGGGTTGCTTTGCAATGACTGAGTTGGGGCATGGAAGTAATGTATGTGAAGGTGTTCCGTCATAGTATAGGATTTTTGACATGTTTATGTGTATCTATCTGCATAGTTTCTGGTAGTTACTTCATGGTTTATGTTGGGTTTAGGTTCGAGGCATTGAAACAGTCACCATATATGATTCAAGCACTGGGGAGTTTGTCATCAACACTCCATGTGAATCAGCTCAGAAATATTGGATTGGAGGAGCAGCTAATGTGAGAAATCATATATTGCCCCTTTGTTCTTCCGTCAGCATGACTtagaattaacatgtttgttgtGATTTCAGCATGCAACACACACGATAGTATTTTCACAGCTGAACATAGATGGAACCAATCACGGGGTCCATGCTTTTATAGCCCAGATAAGAGATGCAAATGGCAACGTCTGCCCAAACATCCGCATAGCTGATTGTGGTCATAAGATTGGTTTAAATGGTGTTGACAATGGTCGAATCTGGTAAAAGCAACGCTTTATGTAGTTCCTCACCCCACCCccttccctcctctcctcaAATTTGGCAAGAACTTGTAAATACGaagaaattgaaacattttgccGTTATGTGGTTTTCCAGGTTTGATAATGTCCGCATCCCCAGAGAGAATTTGTTGAATTCTGTAGCTAATGTTTCTCCTGATGGGCAATATCTCAGTGCAATAAAAAATCCAGATCAGGTAAGTACCTCTACAGAATTGAAGTCTTCTTCTCCATCTTGTGCTCATTGTCAATGAAAGTACAACAATGTAactttcttgctctctatcttgTGGTCCAAATTCCTAAGGCAAGATAGACCGGTAGCCTAGACCTATTGGCAATCGTTGCTAACATTTATGTTAATTAAATTTAAACTGAGCGTGGTTATCTGTTTACAGAGGTTTGCGGCATTCATGGCCCCGTTGACTTCTGGTCGTGTAACGATTGCTTGCAGTGCGATTTACACATCAAAGGTAAAAGAGTTCACCCAATGCATCTGTCATTCTAGAGCTTGTTTTTGCTATGTGTGTTCGCGGGGATAAGGGAACTAGAATCATCTCcaacccaatatatttggaTTCTTAGGGatgttttatctttttctattcTCTTGACAGATTGGTTTAGCAATTGCCATAAGGTACTCATTGAGCAGGCGAGCATTTTCTGTTACACCTAATGGGCCTGAAGTTCTTTTGCTTGATTATCCAAGTCATCAACGGCGGCTCTTGCCTCTTCTTGCAAAGACGTAAGTTTCTCACCAACTGGATCTGCAGTATGTAAGCTTCTTTGAACTTTCAAGTTACAACTTATGGCTTGTACGTTCGAATGCATAGACGGAGCAAGGTTTTATTGCTTATTTAAAATTGCTGTTGTATTGGCTATTATTGGGTGAGTGAGATAATGCATTGCAAACTGCCCCGTGCAAATCTACATTGACTAGTGGTGAAAGGTTTGGTTTTGCTGAAGTCTTTGCTTCTTGATTCTAGTTCTGAATTTGTATTTTGCCATTATAGTTTATAAGAACCATATCATATACAACTTTGAGTGTGTTTGGAAATGCCATTATGAACTTACCATGTGGATATTAATGACTTAACATTAATAGTTAGTGCTTTACGGTGACTATTAAACACATTTTCAGTGTTTAATAAGATTGGACGTAGTTTTTGTTTCCAGCGATGATTTTCCAAAGGAAGTACGGCGGACGTCCCTATATACCAGCCAATTTTGAGTCCTACACTTTCCCTAGATGTGTGTTGAATTATTAATCCTGACTCTATATTGGTGTGGGGAGACCCAGTAGTGCATTTTGCAGTTCTCTGGGATTAGCAATTTGCCTCTCCACAgtaatttatttaaatttggTGTGCCCACAAAAATTAAATAGTGATGGGCTGATAATACTGAAACTTATATGGTATTTCATTCTGGAAAAGTAGCTGCAATTAC
The sequence above is drawn from the Rhododendron vialii isolate Sample 1 chromosome 6a, ASM3025357v1 genome and encodes:
- the LOC131329392 gene encoding acyl-coenzyme A oxidase 3, peroxisomal-like, translating into MASPIDRPTFRTKILLNHLLLNPDQTLPPLAPSPCLNYSPPELSNSFQFDTREMRKLSDGHHVADRDWLFGLMTQSKLFCPRERGAGRVFVGPDYNQSMEQQREMTMRRIEYLLGRGVFEGWLTGKGPEAEFRKLAFLEVLGIFDHSLAIKLGVHFFLWGGAIQFFGTKHHHEKWLRDTENYVVKGCFAMTELGHGSNVRGIETVTIYDSSTGEFVINTPCESAQKYWIGGAANHATHTIVFSQLNIDGTNHGVHAFIAQIRDANGNVCPNIRIADCGHKIGLNGVDNGRIWFDNVRIPRENLLNSVANVSPDGQYLSAIKNPDQRFAAFMAPLTSGRVTIACSAIYTSKIGLAIAIRYSLSRRAFSVTPNGPEVLLLDYPSHQRRLLPLLAKTYAMSFAANYLKTIFVTRTPESNKTIHVVSSAFKATLTWHNMRTLQECREACGGQGMKTENHVGHLKGEFDVQSTFEGDNNVLMQQVSKALLAEYIAAQKRNRPFKELGLEHMNKSCPVIPSQLTNSTLRSIQFQTDIFCLRERDLLSRFAAEVSAHEAQGQSKEYAFILSYQLAEDLGKAFSERSIFQTFIEAEAALSSGSLKDILGLVRTMYALISLEEDASFLRYGYLSPDNAAAVRKEVAKLCSELRPHALALVSSFGIPDAFLSPIAYNWIEADSWFSVKK